The sequence AAatgctttgtttgtgtttggcTCTTTAGTTGACAAACGTAGACGTGGTGCGATTTCCGTGCGGTGTGCTGATCACAGAGGTGCGGGTCATCCCTCCAGGGTTGAAGGCACACAGCAACCTGCCAGACAGCAGGGCATTTgggtaggacacacacacacctcatctaatttgtaaatgtattattttagttaagtaattaatagaaaaataattCTTCAGAGGAAGATCCACCCCTAATCAGAAAGTAGAGGACACTGAAATGATATGGataaaatatcaaaacatcacAATTAAAAATCCCTCTGGCTTCCCAACCCAGACATGGATTCAGCCAACCACATCACGTTAGTCCTCCTGATATATCAAGATTTGCAATATAATGAGTTTTCAAATtgagaaaatatagaaatagtCAGTATCGcctataacaataaaaaaaattttaatagcttttttatggttaaaaaagtGATTATTTTAGGACAGACTGCTAGATCTGCCCCAGAAAGACGCCACACTACAGAGTTTACTCACACATTCTGTCCTTCTTCAGTGAAAAAGCTAAATGTGGCACAACATGATAATAATGTGCAGCTGTTTAATAAAattgtctgtgtggcattttacaacAGTGATTTTAACCCAGAATCCTTTTtctgataaaaatgtttttgagaaaaaatataaagatttattttctttatcacCATTTAGAGAAAGAACATTGAGCTATGTCCCGTAATTTGGTCATTGTCGCCAAGCTTTACATCACATCTACCTCACAGCGACttactggtgtttttttttaaatactagtATTTTAAATACCATCTGACCCGTAATCAAAGTGAACCCAGTTTCATGCATTTGCATTGTAAGACAACAAATAATACATATGGGCCCACCcagtaaatattttcattttcaataataaaattgaTATTGACATTAGCAGCTACATAGGGGTATTTGCacttgatttttaagctgtttaaatgttttctgttgcactttttgatcatgtaaagcgcATTGAgtttccttgtgtatgaaatacgtgatacaaataaatttgccttgccttacatcACACCAACAGAGCAGGGATAACAATGATTTTATGTGCCTAACGCTAAGGTCAGACATTCGTGCTATGTTTGTAGCATGCCtgtctgagtcattttgtgtttgtcatgACATATTCGGGTTGAACGATTAAGTGCATTTGCAATTTCATGTAAAATGATAAGCAAAGGATAACACAGGTTGTCTCCGTCATTGGAGATAGAAAACGGTGAGCCTACCTGTAGTGTCGGAACGGAAACACCATAAAACTATCAGAACGCCTCCCTAGAAAAGTGTAGaactgtatatttttatttttattctatttttattcttaatttcacttcttattttggttttacacatccttgttttggaaaaaaggaaaaaaccaaaaaaaaaaaaaaaaagagtaatatTGAGGTCTTGTACTGTATTTAAAATGGATCAATCTTGTTATGACTGTTTTACGACCAAGATGtacagcaacacacacaaatgtgtaACGTATGTATGTATTAATGCACTGTAAaatactgaaaataaaaataaaaaaaaaacaactacaaaagcTGCAATTTAACTGGTCACCTGACTTGCAAGCAAGCGGCATAGAGCATAGAGAAACAAGAGACTGTCTCTTGCACTTGTGCTCTGTAATTAGCAGATGCCAGGTTGTAAAATCCAACTTACAAAGTTAAATCCTGAATTTTGTCATCTGGTGTTACAGGAAAGTAATCTGCTCTATGACTGTTAGTGATATTTAGCCTCTGGAGATATGTTTGCAGAGGATACCTGAGATGTATCCGTCAACAGGCTCTTCACTCTAGGATATATGGAGAAACCTGTATGAATGATAAACTGAAGTTGACACCTTAACTGCATTGTTGACAGTGTCCTAATTCCCACCGAGACATCGTTTAGTAATGTGTGATGTAACTTACAGTAACTGAGCAAATTGAATACAGTGTGGGCTAAAGAATGTGTAATATGATGTGATTGAAAAAttatttcagtgtttctcaTCTTCCCTGAAAGCACCTTGTGTTTTTCAGTCGTTTACATTTTTGTCCAAGCCTGTCAGATTCCCAAATACTGTTAAaattatgcacattttaaaCAGGTTGTACATGAggtagtttttctgtttgtaactttttttttaaatgacaataaatgtagTGACAGATTGttgcattagtttgtattacTGTTCTTTTTAAAGTAGTTTGTTATTACTATAACTTCTATACCTAAAGTGCTCAATTTTGATGCTGttgtctgtatttgtttttcagtgAGACTTCGCCTCATGCTTTTCAGTTGGAGTTGTACTTCAATAATGTCACCAAACCCAACAGCTCCACCTTTCACAGACTGGGCAGGTCAGAATACATTGGTTCTTACTGCTTAtgttttgtttctcttttatttCTCTTCATTTTCCTTTGTATTTCCTTGTCAGATCTATAAAGTGGTTTAGCTGCAGAAGTACGTCTCACCTGTAGAACCAGTCAGGGTAGTGTCTCAGACCTGTTTTATCGACCCAGGATGCTCCCACCCAAAGTCaggttccttttgtttttgCGTTGAGGAACCCGTCCCGCCTGTAAATCCAGCCCCACCCACAGTGCACAGAAAGTCACATAGAAATGCAGAGGAATCAGTGAAAATAGGTGGACTTATTATTAAGAACAGGTGTAAACAGCAGGAGTATTAAACATTGAACCTTGTTGATGCTCCTATTGTGTGAGAATGAAAACTGTAAATATGACAGGTACACCCGTTACTGTCTCCGTGCAGCAAAATGTGGGAGGTGTGTAGTTTCCAATCTGTTTGTGTGAATGTTTTGAACCCCTGTCTCCTCTCAGAGGAAGTAACCCTTATTAATCCTTATTCCATTTAACCGCGGTCGTACCGGTGAATACTGTATAAGCCACATTCCTAgccacagctggcctgaggcaGTCGGACGGATCAGTAGCCACCAGTCGCTATGAGATCATTTATACATTCTCATCTATACAGGCTAACTTGCATAAAATGTCTTGTcaaaagacaaaattacaaaTGGAAATTGAGTGGGATTCAAACAGGCAATCctttagttttttctgtttgtttttttactacatcacattttaccattGGTGATTCAATGACTGCAGAAGTTAACAGTTACAAATACTTAGATTGGTGACTAAAGCTGTACAAAAAAAAGTAGCATTTCAACAATCCTGTACAATTTGACAAATTGTTTACAGTCTACACTCCCCTCAACAAAGGATCCAATAGATGCACTTGATAATTAATATCTTTAGCTCACAAACTGTAAATGGTTAATATACATTATAACAACAAGTTATGGAAGCTTCCTTTTCCTTGTGCAGTAATCCCATGTGCCTACTTTAGTGCAAGAACATTTTACTCGTGCAGAGTGAGAATTTTCTCGCAACACTGGTACTGGTCAACCTGAAAGCAATTTATAAATTCAATAACGGACACTGGCAGGTGCTTGCTCTGTTCTCAGTTGACCAGAAGATGGGATAAAGTCATGCTTAAGTCACGTTAAAAACACTCTTCCCTGAGCACAGTTTGATTTCTCTTAGAAGTAACTTGGAGTAAACTCACAGTGGAAAGCTGATCTGTTCTCTTAAAAATTATtcttcctgtgtatttttgttcttttcacaGTCTGGAGTATGATGAGAACAAGTCCATTGTGTTCAGACCCAGTGGGAAGGTAAACAGTTATTCATAAGCcatattattttagttttttggtaaTAAGAGATCAACTTAGTTTGTTTGTGAATGCAGATCAACACTGACGGCCTGGTGCTGCGAGGCTGGTACACGAGTCTGACTGTGGCCGTGTACGGCACAGCAGAGCGCTCACATGGACACGACCAGGGCTCTCCTCCCCCTCCACCGCCACCACCACCTCAGCAGCCCAGCGGACTCAAGAGGGTCCCCAAACAAGGTGAGTAAAACAGAGCTGAAACTCATCTGTTATCAAACTCAAAGAAAATGTTAAGCACCTTTTTAaaagacaaatgtttttttcagaaTGGGAAAATGATGACCAGTACAATGGCAGCCCACCCAGACCAGCACCAAGAGGGCCTCGCACCCCTCCTGGACCTCCACCCCCAGATGACGATGAGGAGGAGCAGGTTCCAACAACAGGTTGAAAATGACTAGATTTAAAAGCTTTATGTAGAAACCCACTGGATAATAAGTTAAACCATACACCAGCACGGAATAGTTTAACACTAAACTTTCATTAACCAGGAAGCTCGGGAGTTCTACGTTTCTATCACGCCAAACTTAACATTTGATTAACACGTTAGATTACCATTGATTTACTTAAAATAAACTCTAACTAGTCTGTTTTTTgaagtatatatttttgtacttGTTGTTTCCTTTCAGTGGGTGTGGTGAAGGAAGAGCCTTATGAGGACCGGGGAGACTACCTAGAGGCCGTGTCCCCTGAAAGGTCCCTGCCAGCTGAGGAGCCATATTCAGATGCTGAGCCGGTGGAAGAGGGGGATGAGGAAGAGCAGGAGGAAGAAGACGCAAGGAGCGAGGGGAGTGTGccagaagaggaagaagaggaggaggaggaagatgagggTGAGGACGAGGAAGAGGAGATGGAGGAAGGTAGGGGCGAGTCCCAGTGTCAGAGTAGGACAGACTACAATCCCAAATGGACACTCAAGCCCCGAGCCCCTCGATACTGTAAACCCAACCTTCTTCAAGGACATCCAGTGGCCCAGAGGAGGCTGTGGCAGTAGAGTCCATTTGGGACAGAGTGACCCTGTAGAGGAGTGTGTGTGCTCTGGCATGACACCGCAAGCATCGGATGATGCAGAAACGCAACAAGCAGctcctgtttttttgtttgaaggCTTATAATTAACCCTGAATATATTCTTTGGAGAGATCGATGGGCTGCCTCATCATGGCCATAGCTATGTGTATGCTAATGCTATAGCCACATCATGCATGCCAAAATAACCCTGCATGTTTGGAGTTAGGCTGCCATGTTGGACTTGGTTTGTAAATTGTCTCATCTGAGAAAGGGAGTATAGAGTTCTTTCTGGCCTCCTCATTCAAACACATTTTctaattgaaatgtttttaatattttaatactCTCTCTTCACAGTAAACTCACTTCACTCAATTTTGCCTCCCCTTCTAGGTGACGATGGTTATGAACAGATTTCCAGTGATGAGGACGACCTGGATAACGGCAGCTTCAAAATACCGTCATTTGATATGGACTACACTCCAGAAGATCTGGCGTCTGTCCCACCTGTCCAGTATGATCCGTTTGAACGAGAACTCAGACCGCTGCTCTATTTCACACCTCCGTACAAGACCTGCTGTGTAACGCCATTTGAAAAGCCCAGTGTGGACGAGGCTATGGACACTGGTGAAGCCGAGGGTGTAGCAGGTGGAGAGGAGGCTGACGTTGTTTTTCAGCTTAAAGAACTGCTCAGTAGCGTAGCTGATGAGAGAGATGCTCGTTGGGTCGCTGCTCTGGAAGAGGCACCTGGACTGCTTAACAAAGGGTTGGCGTCATTAAGCAAGCAAAGCGAAGGAGAGATGAAGGAGTTAGTCAAAGTTTTAGCCCAGTGGACTCTTCAGGCTCTCAGCATGGACGTGGCTCTAACGCAGCCCATCGCCCTCAACCTTAGGCAGTTGAAAGCTGGGGCCAAGTTGGCTTCATCCCTGGCCGAATGTCCAGAGGGCCTCACAGCATTGCTGTGCGAAAGGTCCCTGAATGTGCTCCTAGAGTTGCTCCATACAGATCACGTCTCCTCCACCCTAAAGCTGAGTATCCTCAAGGCTCTGGATGCTTTAATCAGCGCGCCTCCTGGTGTTGAGGCTTTTCTAAATGCAGAAGAATCAGGGAAAAGTGGTTATCAGGTTAGTTACACAAGTACTGCTGACATAACTGTCagttatttatcttattttctggAGTTAGAAGGcagagaatgttttttttttttaatgtttgccaCTAAAAGCAGGACATTGTCAATTGCAACACGATTAATTCAACAGCAAAGGAAAATCAATTTGACTAATTCTGTTACTATTCTCAAGCGTCTCACTCAAAGGCATTACACTGGTTACTCTAATGAACAACCTTGTAATTACATAGATAAGATGAATAGGTCTGACATTGATCTGATATGCTTTACAGCGTTTTGTCCAGCTGTTTCTGCGTGAAGAAACAGTAAGGGTTATAACAGCTGGAAATGCCATACTACAGAAAAGCCACATGTACGAGGTCCTCGGGGATCTACagcaaacagcagcagcatggaGTGAACAACAACCAGTAAAGACGAGCTCAGACCAAATTTtgttcacatacacacacccctGATGGTTTTTAAGTTTGAATGTTTCCTCTATTGTTCACAGGAAGAAATGGAGGACACTGATATCCCAATGGAGGAGGACACCCCTCTTCATTCCCCCCCAGTGAGTGAGGCTGAACTTGATAGGTTGGCGGAGGTTTTGGAGGAGCTCCATCACCTGCTAGAGACGGCCCCTCACTGCATGGTGCAGCCACCTGGGAAAGCCTTCCCCACCACCTCCAGAATAACAGGACCACAGGAGAGGGACAATCCATACCCCACGCtgtacaggtacacacacagtCGCACACCTTGTACAGGACATTGATGGAGAGTGCTTTTGAAATGTTGGACAACAGCCCAAATGTGGTACAGCATTAACCCAGTAGTGGCACAGCTCAAGGTCCATCACAAAaagctgaggaaaaaaaatgttcaggggccaaatatggaccagtttgacctcaaatGCACCATTAAGTTTTAGGTGTGCttcttaaataaaaaatcacaacaCTTTGGATTCACCAAAAATGTGCATGAATCTGCCCTGCATTTTTTGGtcaaccttaaaaaaaaaaaaaaaaaaaaaaaaaagctactcaGTAAGCCAACATAAACTTTAACAGATATTCATTCTGTCACAACACACTGAAATAGAAAGGCTTGGACCCAGACGCAGATGCTCAGACAGACTCTAGGGTTTGTGAGTGTGCATTGTCTCAGCTAAACTTACAATAAACTACAAGTAATGTTGGGAACCATTGCTTTAAATACTGATGTGATGTGTGTGCCCAGCAAAGTGTAAATTAATAGCTCTGCTGTAGAGATAAAGAtggtaattgtgtttttctttgtttgtttcttttttcaggtACATGCATGCAAAACGCTTACTTGAAAGCACTACTGTGGTGCTGTCAGCGGCCGCAGCAGCCGGTCATCCAGGCGTCATCCAAGCTGTCCGAGAGCTCCTGCACTTCCTGTCACTCACGCAGTCGGGTTTACTTTTCCTTCTCGCGCAACCCACACCAACCAACCTGCTGCTCCGTGTCCTGGCATCAGTGACTGAAGCTGAGGCAGAGGAAAGCACGTACACGGGAGGAGAAAGTGGTCTCGCCGGGCCATCGTTTGGTGAGGAGGGCTTCGGTGTATGGCTGATACAGGCGCTCCATGCCCTGCAGGGGGTCTCTGAGCTCATGAGCCACGTGGCAGCTGGAGGAGATGGCAGTGCAGGCTTAGAAGAAGGTGACAACGCAGAGATCCTGGGAATTTTAAACACTGTGTACCTGATGACCTTTACACAGACAGGACGCAGTGCTGTGGCCCATGTTTTCAGTCAGGACAACAACTTGTCCTGCCTGGTCACTCTGCTTCAGCACCACGGCAAGGATGGACTTGGGTAAAGCTGGCTCTCCCTCCTACTTTGTTTCTGGGCTTAGATTTCAGACttgtttcattagttttttcCAATCTCGTTTAGGGAGGCTAAAGCGCGGAAAGCTGTGACGTACAATTACGCCTGTATGCTGGTCCTACTAGTGGTGCAGACCTCTAATGATCTTAGAATGATGGAACATTATGCTGCTCCACTGCTGGCATTAGCAAAGGCAGATGACACCAATGCAAAGTTGCAAGGTGAGCATTATATAATTCACTAACTCATACTGATAATAAGAATAAATgtagcttttttctttttttttttaaagattgcaTGTCTGACTATATTTTTCAGAGCTCAACAAATGGCTGGAGCCTCTGGATAAGCTCCGCTTTGAGATCGGCAGCAGTCCTGCTCTCATTGACTACATCAAACAGGTGAAACAGTGATCAATCTTGTTATCGGGTGCATAGCTTTAAGCTACTCAATAATGCAAGTGCTCTCTAAACTGCACAAGGTGTCTGTGCATCAGACCTGCACAGGATTTTGGGTAGCTTGGAAAAACAGCATCGGGTATATAAATGAGGCAAGTTTTGATAATGGTTTGAGAAATGTAGCAATTAGTTAATGACTACAAAACCCCACAGGCCTAAATCCCTTTATGAAGATACCATTGTACACCCTTTGAGATCTAGGGGAGCCAATGCCTTGAATGGGTCAAATTAGGCACATGATCATAATGTCAATGGCTAATTGATCAAAAGAATTggattttaatttacatttttaaaacaaagttaaGATTTGTTTTGATGCAGGAAGAACTTCCAGTGATGAAATACAAATGTTGAATTGGTTTATGGGAAAAAATATCACGAATGTAATCTACAAATTGTAACAATGAGTTACATGAATGATGGGATTTGATTTCCTTCATGCATGGCATTCCCATCGCGTCAGACAAGCTTTTCGTACcttaaacaaacaacacaaatgcattCTTCTCTAACACAATAACTACAAACATTAGGGGGTGCTCAGAGGTCACACGCCCAGTTTTATCATCCTGAAGTCCTACACATGAATGCCAAACCTAAATTTGAAAAGTCTGAATTTATTGAATTTACTGCAAATTATACAAGTCTTTTGTATGTTGGTTTAAGAGTAGTTTTCTTTCACCAGAATGTAGAGAACGTGTTGACTGTAGAGGGAACAGGGGTCGTGACTTCATTGAGGGTCCTTTGCCACATGGCCTGCCCACCTCCTCCTGTAGAAGGTAAACCCACGCAGCAATCACAAGTTACAACGTAAAATATTCCTGTTTGCTCTATTTAGTGaaagttttagttttattattagCACTTTAACTCATGgccattttttaaactgttgatgCCACAGCTGTTGTATTCCGTCTTCCCGTGTCCTGCAGGCCAGCAGAGGGATCTGAAGTGGAGTCTCGCTGCTGTTCAGATGTTTTCGTGCGAAGGTTTGGACACGTGTGTGCGCGTTTTGCAAAAACTATGCAGCGTGCTGCTGCAGCCGTGGCGCCTTCACGGACACATGGGCCCGACGCCCCAACGCTGCATGATCCTCAGCATTTGTATcagcacactgaggctgctgCGCACCATGCTGACAGAGCTGCTCCGTGGGGGAGCTTTCCAGTTCAGGGACACTCGAGTGGCCAATGTGTTGGTGATGCTTCACATGATGGTGTGCTCCATCCCCGCGTCTGGACGTCTAGACAGCGAGGAGACCAGAGTGCAGGCCCTCATTGTGGACGTGCTGCTTACCTTCACACAAGGCGTCAGTGAAGAGGTGTGTGGATGAATGAGAATGTAGATGCGTTTTCAAAAGAGTGGTTTCATTTATTGCTATTTTTGTGTCTGCTACAGGTGACTCACACAGAGGAAACACTAGCCAGTAACACATGGTCACTGATGCTAAAGGAAGTTTTGAGCTCACTGCTGAAAGTGCCTGAAGGTCTGTTTTCTGGACTGACGCTGCTGTCTGAACTGCTGCCGCTTCCTCTGCCCATGCAGAGTACTCAGGTGACTTTCCTTTTACATTAAAGCTGTATTCTCACATTTCTGCTTCTCATattttttagtgaaaataaatggGGCGATATCAGTCATAAGTTATATCAGTATCCTGATATGGAAAAAGCACTCACGGAAATACTTTTGTGAATAGTTTCAAGCTTAATTTAATCTACAGCAAGATTTGCATGCAgtggtttttattaaaatagttTGGGATCCTTTAGTTGAATCACAGAgtgtttgaaaaaacaaaaacagcagagAAAAAGGTGAGAAATGCAGGTCTAACAAGTGAACTAATAATTAgcctttgtctctttttttatacaaacattttccaaaagtgttttttcatgatGTCACAGAAATTTGTTTGAggaagtttttattattattattattattattattattattattattattattattattattattaccaccAGAATACCAAACTAAACAGATGTATGAGTCAATGACGTGACatctaaatattctgtccagcttaatttctttttgttaaaaaaaggtttaaatgcataaaaatatccCAACTATGGTAGTAACTTAGTATATATGCACTcactttgatttaatttttttttttccaatgttgCTTACTCaattatttctgtaatttattgttattcaaagtgtcaaaatatcatgtagTGCAActgtctggccatgactgctgttttgaaaaaaaattacattacttTACAtctattcaaatttattttctgccctattttaattatattatagtgCCGTATGAGgttttaaagtatttatatttttattttcatcataatattcaggcaaaccttgcccgatgatgccctttttatgaaatattatatatataattttgtcaTATTGATAATCTTATCATTTTTTATGAATGTTTAtattgttatttgtgtgttgtgGGGCTTCATCATATTCATGCTCTGGTGCTTGTGCCTGAAACAATGCTGTCTGTTTTTTCCAACAGGTAATATCAGTCCAAGACGTGGCTGTGGCTCTAAACACCAGAAAGCTGTGGAGCATGCACGTACGGGCGCAGTGGAAAATGTTTTCTGAGGCGCTGAGCTGCGTGTGCTTCACCAGCTGCCCTCCACTGCTGTCCATTCTGAGGAGAGTGTGTGTCCAGCTGGCCGACCTGTCCTCTCCAACCGCTACGCTCATCATGAAGACCCTGTTGGAGCTACTGCAGGAGGAGCTGCAGTCGTGAGtggacaaaacacacacactaagctTCGCCAAACGTCTTGTGTTTCTAACTTCTAGCTATTTTCCGAGCGCAGGGCAGAGGGTAAAGCTGTGTGCTGGGGCCAGGCATTGCATCTGCTCTCACTGTTGGATGCTCTGGTGTCTCAAAGAGCTTGTAAGAGTGCTACACTTCACTTGCTGTCTGGTTTAGTTGCTGGAGACGAACAAATGGTGGACTTGTTCCCGCTGCTTTTGTCTGTGTTGACCCCACCGACGGATCACTCCTTACAGCGGCAGCAATGCAGCATACTCGTGGGAACGATACTACAGTCATTGTGTGACCaggtaaataataatgtacacatGCATtatgtgtggaaaaaaaaagatgaaaacattttggagaaagacattttattgtttttctccttcaggATATTTCGCTGTTGGTGTCTTCTTCCGGTGAGAGCTGCGTGTCAGAGGTCGAACTGCTGGCAAATGCACTTCCAGGCCGAGAGATGATGTCTTTGGTGTGCAATTCCCTACTGGAGGTTTTAGGGAATGCAGAATGCAGCATTCCTCTTCTCCTCACCAGCATCAGGACTTTGACTTTCCTCACAGAACATGACTATGGACTATACCACCTCAAAATGTGAATAGAAATATCCCATTAATCTATCTTTAGCTCACCATTGCCTCCCTGTAAGTTCTTATCCAGGGTGTATCAATGTTTCAGGGCTTTGAAGAAGCACGGTGCAGGACTATTCTCACTGCTGAAGAGGTTGGTGGCTGCCTTTAATAAGGATTCTGCTGACCTGATATCAGCTCTTCTAGATTTCCTGAGGCAGATTTTCAACACGGAGCCACTGGTAAGTCATTTTAACATTCCATGTGGACAATTATGCAACAATTGTgcatgatttttattatttgttttcctgttttctaCACAAATGGAAAACAGGTGTTAAGTGTGTGGGATTTTGAAATACTTTtagtttttgtatttaatattattaatttattgggGAGTTAACTTTGAGATACAATAACTGCTTTGGCAGAGGTTTTAGCCATTAGAAACTTTTTCTATCTACTTCAAGTTAATGGATAAAATGTGGTCAAGTCTAcataaaggagaaaaaacaatCTGCTTGACTTGTTTATGAGTGAATTGCTGCTAATGTGCGATAGTTTGATCTTTActcctcttcttttctttcatcCAGTGTCTTGAGGAGGGCCAGGGTTCTACTGAGGAGTCCACGTTTCCTTCTCCACGACTGCTGACGGGTGCTGAGATGAAGGCTCTTCTGCAGTGGGAGGAGTCTGAGTCCCACCCACTTCCTGCTTTAGAAAAGCAGATCGCAGTAATAAtaagttttgttttgaaaaccAGATACATTTCTGTATAACTGTATAATTGAATGATTGTATGACTTTAGAAACTGTGCAAAGAAGATGATTCCCTGGAAACCATGTTGGACAATGTGATTGTCCTGCGGCAGACGTTGGAGACGGCTACAGACGCGCCTCCTGCAGCCGACGCTGAGCCCACTCTGCCCACACCTGAAGCTCTCGGGGCACAATTTAATCACAGGTCACGCATCTAGATTTTTAGAgacaaaaaatctattttatgtttttctatttgtatGCTTTCTATGTTTTATGGCTGATGTTGCAGCAAGATAAGTCTTTCATTGTATCTTGTATtgattgtgtgtctgtgtcttttTTCTACAGGACGGTGTTTATTCTGTCAGAAGCTTTGGATGAGCAGCTGAAGGCTCTGTGGTTTTCTCCTTTCCAAACTGAAGACATTGAAGGAGACATTGATATGGcaagtattttaaaataaatattagaaaatCTCATTGCAAATATTAGCATATATTAGCCCATTTCATACACATTAATTATGCTGCTACTTATtaaatgtcttcttttttatattgtttgtcTTTGAAGAAGCGTTGCATTGTTGGAAAATAACCCAACActgaataaaacatgttttagccAAAAAATTGTCCTTTTATCGTGAGACAATCTGAAAGTCCCGTACATATTTTCCTATTTGCACTGTACTTTGTTTTCCTTACACCAGTCTTTCCTATCTGTGTGTCAGGTGAAGGTGGACCTGGTGGGTTTGGCCCAGGAATGTTGTCCAGAACTGGACCTAAAAGCTGAGCTGGAGCGCTCCTTCCTGTCTGAGCCGTCTTCTCCTGGTCACACTAAAGCACCCAAAGGTTTTCGACTCGGCAAACACAAACACGAGACCTTCATCACATCCAGGTGCTGCTCCActtgtcttatttttttgttttctatctatttttaaagttttgatgTAGTTACTGAGGTCTGAGCTTTGTTTGTCTCCACAGTGGGAAATCCGACTACATTGAGCCGGCTAAACGAGCCCACATCATGGCTGCTCCACGGGGACgcggaggtcgaggaggtttcGGGCAGAATCTGTGCCGGCCCCATGACATCTTCCGTCAACGCAAACAGAACACTTCACGTCCGCCCAGTATGCATGTGGATGACTTTGTGGCAGCAGAGTTCAAAGACATCACAACTCCTCTTGGGCTTTTGCCCCCTAAGCGTCCTCCAAAGAGCGCCCCCAAACCCCCAACCAGAGGACTTTTTactgggaacagaggcagagccaCCTTCCACAGCCAGACTCGCTTCTTCACACCACTTCAACCTAAAGGTGTTTTACTGTCAGGTACGCATAACCAGCAGCCCAGCTTCCTCTAA is a genomic window of Gouania willdenowi chromosome 16, fGouWil2.1, whole genome shotgun sequence containing:
- the virma gene encoding protein virilizer homolog isoform X2; protein product: MAGDASTELLFLDTFKHQSAELTNVDVVRFPCGVLITEVRVIPPGLKAHSNLPDSRAFGETSPHAFQLELYFNNVTKPNSSTFHRLGSLEYDENKSIVFRPSGKINTDGLVLRGWYTSLTVAVYGTAERSHGHDQGSPPPPPPPPPQQPSGLKRVPKQEWENDDQYNGSPPRPAPRGPRTPPGPPPPDDDEEEQVPTTVGVVKEEPYEDRGDYLEAVSPERSLPAEEPYSDAEPVEEGDEEEQEEEDARSEGSVPEEEEEEEEEDEGDDGYEQISSDEDDLDNGSFKIPSFDMDYTPEDLASVPPVQYDPFERELRPLLYFTPPYKTCCVTPFEKPSVDEAMDTGEAEGVAGGEEADVVFQLKELLSSVADERDARWVAALEEAPGLLNKGLASLSKQSEGEMKELVKVLAQWTLQALSMDVALTQPIALNLRQLKAGAKLASSLAECPEGLTALLCERSLNVLLELLHTDHVSSTLKLSILKALDALISAPPGVEAFLNAEESGKSGYQRFVQLFLREETVRVITAGNAILQKSHMYEVLGDLQQTAAAWSEQQPEEMEDTDIPMEEDTPLHSPPVSEAELDRLAEVLEELHHLLETAPHCMVQPPGKAFPTTSRITGPQERDNPYPTLYRYMHAKRLLESTTVVLSAAAAAGHPGVIQAVRELLHFLSLTQSGLLFLLAQPTPTNLLLRVLASVTEAEAEESTYTGGESGLAGPSFGEEGFGVWLIQALHALQGVSELMSHVAAGGDGSAGLEEGDNAEILGILNTVYLMTFTQTGRSAVAHVFSQDNNLSCLVTLLQHHGKDGLGEAKARKAVTYNYACMLVLLVVQTSNDLRMMEHYAAPLLALAKADDTNAKLQELNKWLEPLDKLRFEIGSSPALIDYIKQNVENVLTVEGTGVVTSLRVLCHMACPPPPVEGQQRDLKWSLAAVQMFSCEGLDTCVRVLQKLCSVLLQPWRLHGHMGPTPQRCMILSICISTLRLLRTMLTELLRGGAFQFRDTRVANVLVMLHMMVCSIPASGRLDSEETRVQALIVDVLLTFTQGVSEEVTHTEETLASNTWSLMLKEVLSSLLKVPEGLFSGLTLLSELLPLPLPMQSTQVISVQDVAVALNTRKLWSMHVRAQWKMFSEALSCVCFTSCPPLLSILRRVCVQLADLSSPTATLIMKTLLELLQEELQSAEGKAVCWGQALHLLSLLDALVSQRACKSATLHLLSGLVAGDEQMVDLFPLLLSVLTPPTDHSLQRQQCSILVGTILQSLCDQDISLLVSSSGESCVSEVELLANALPGREMMSLVCNSLLEVLGNAECSIPLLLTSIRTLTFLTEHDYGLYHLKMALKKHGAGLFSLLKRLVAAFNKDSADLISALLDFLRQIFNTEPLCLEEGQGSTEESTFPSPRLLTGAEMKALLQWEESESHPLPALEKQIAKLCKEDDSLETMLDNVIVLRQTLETATDAPPAADAEPTLPTPEALGAQFNHRTVFILSEALDEQLKALWFSPFQTEDIEGDIDMVKVDLVGLAQECCPELDLKAELERSFLSEPSSPGHTKAPKGFRLGKHKHETFITSSGKSDYIEPAKRAHIMAAPRGRGGRGGFGQNLCRPHDIFRQRKQNTSRPPSMHVDDFVAAEFKDITTPLGLLPPKRPPKSAPKPPTRGLFTGNRGRATFHSQTRFFTPLQPKGVLLSGNYPRREGGRGSSWSGQVPTVTHRGTYSEPRGGQSNFARGPLPSRQPAAGVYRLAPRDRLPRGRGGAGLSWLSGGGGGNVAGGGGGRGSQGSKFSGGGGSGGGRGRHVRSFTR